A portion of the Deinococcus peraridilitoris DSM 19664 genome contains these proteins:
- a CDS encoding HAD-IIB family hydrolase, which yields MPSMRLIAFDLDGTLLDHDKSIPQRSSRVIEQLRAHGCLFAVITGRARVPDDVMSTVRPQATATSNGGSIAVGEEMLIEHLLTPEQIRAVDALVPQDAEVIAFGTDAVYARDPHTQVFDWLSGRTLKPLEEAARGRVLKFNVRHPEAWRYRETIEALGDMTVTGGVAPYEHFLTVTPARANKGDALRDIARALDVPLAQTVAFGDSDNDLAMFQVAGTAVQVGQAECLVGRGHHQVSCAALGLPGWLEYYLGELARELPRA from the coding sequence ATGCCCAGTATGCGCCTGATCGCCTTTGACCTCGACGGCACCCTGCTCGATCATGACAAAAGCATTCCACAGCGTAGCTCCCGCGTCATCGAGCAGCTGCGCGCTCATGGCTGCCTGTTCGCGGTCATCACCGGTCGGGCGCGCGTTCCCGATGACGTGATGTCCACTGTCCGTCCGCAGGCCACCGCGACCAGCAACGGCGGCAGCATTGCCGTCGGCGAGGAGATGCTGATCGAGCACCTCCTGACGCCAGAGCAGATCCGCGCGGTGGACGCGCTCGTGCCCCAGGATGCCGAGGTCATCGCCTTCGGTACCGACGCGGTCTACGCCCGTGATCCGCACACGCAGGTGTTCGACTGGCTGAGCGGACGCACCCTGAAACCCCTGGAGGAAGCCGCGAGGGGGCGGGTGCTGAAGTTCAACGTGCGCCATCCCGAAGCCTGGCGTTACCGTGAGACCATCGAGGCGCTCGGGGACATGACCGTCACGGGTGGAGTGGCGCCCTACGAACACTTCCTCACGGTCACGCCCGCCCGGGCAAACAAGGGCGACGCCCTGCGGGACATCGCGCGTGCCCTGGACGTGCCGCTCGCGCAGACTGTGGCCTTTGGTGACAGCGACAATGACCTGGCTATGTTTCAGGTGGCCGGTACGGCCGTGCAGGTGGGTCAAGCCGAGTGCCTCGTGGGCCGGGGGCATCATCAGGTAAGCTGTGCCGCGCTGGGGCTGCCCGGCTGGCTGGAATACTACCTGGGCGAGCTGGCCCGTGAACTGCCAAGGGCGTGA
- the serS gene encoding serine--tRNA ligase → MLDLKFIRENPQVVRRAIEVKHLALDLDHLLRVDSELLALRQKLEILQAERNGNAKLVPKASSDERPTLIQRGKDLAEEIKAMEPELRAHEDALKMLLLQVPQIPDERAPIGASDEDNVELRREGTPREFAFPPRDHLQLLELHGWADLERVARVSGSRSYLLKGDAVRLEQGLISFALDFLEERGFTLLSTSALVRPETLVGTGHFPGGEDQVYKIEGEDLMLAGTAEVPVNSLYADEILGAGDLPLAYAALSGAFRSEAGSAGRDVRGLMRVHEFKKVEQYVLTRPEDAWTWFERILANAEGLLRALELPYRVMANSTGDMGRGKLMMYDIETWVPSEGRYRETHSCSYLGDWQARRTNLRYRDEDGKVKFAHTLNNTGIAVPRILVPFLENHQQEDGRVRIPEALRPYLRGREFIG, encoded by the coding sequence GTGCTCGACCTCAAATTCATCCGTGAAAACCCGCAGGTTGTCCGGCGGGCCATCGAAGTCAAGCACCTCGCCCTTGACCTCGACCATCTGCTGCGGGTAGACAGCGAACTTCTGGCCCTCCGTCAGAAACTCGAAATCTTGCAGGCCGAACGCAACGGGAACGCCAAACTGGTTCCCAAAGCGAGTTCCGACGAGCGCCCCACGTTGATTCAGCGTGGCAAGGACCTGGCCGAGGAGATCAAGGCGATGGAGCCCGAACTGCGCGCGCACGAAGACGCCCTCAAGATGCTGCTGCTGCAGGTTCCGCAAATTCCCGATGAACGTGCGCCGATCGGGGCGTCGGACGAGGACAACGTCGAGCTTCGCCGCGAAGGAACGCCGCGCGAGTTCGCCTTTCCGCCGCGCGATCACCTGCAGTTGCTCGAACTGCACGGCTGGGCCGACCTGGAACGCGTGGCGCGCGTGTCCGGCAGCCGCTCGTACCTGCTCAAGGGCGACGCGGTTCGTCTGGAACAGGGCCTCATCAGCTTCGCGCTGGATTTCCTGGAGGAGCGGGGCTTTACGCTCCTCAGCACGAGCGCCCTGGTGCGCCCGGAAACCCTGGTGGGCACCGGGCATTTCCCGGGAGGCGAAGATCAGGTTTACAAGATCGAGGGCGAGGACCTGATGCTGGCCGGCACGGCCGAAGTGCCCGTCAACAGCCTGTACGCGGACGAAATTCTCGGTGCGGGAGATCTGCCGCTCGCTTACGCTGCGTTGTCCGGCGCCTTCCGAAGCGAAGCCGGGAGCGCGGGGCGCGACGTGCGCGGACTGATGCGCGTGCACGAATTCAAGAAAGTCGAGCAGTACGTCCTGACACGCCCCGAAGACGCCTGGACATGGTTCGAGCGAATCCTCGCCAATGCCGAGGGGCTGCTGCGCGCCCTGGAGCTGCCTTACCGCGTGATGGCCAACAGCACCGGTGACATGGGGCGCGGCAAACTGATGATGTACGATATCGAAACCTGGGTGCCCAGCGAAGGGCGCTACCGGGAGACGCACTCTTGCTCGTACCTGGGCGACTGGCAGGCGCGGCGCACGAACCTGCGCTACCGCGACGAGGACGGCAAGGTCAAGTTCGCGCACACGCTGAACAACACCGGAATTGCCGTGCCACGCATTCTGGTGCCTTTCCTGGAAAACCACCAGCAGGAAGACGGTCGCGTGCGGATTCCAGAAGCGCTGCGTCCTTATCTCCGCGGGCGTGAATTCATCGGCTGA
- the gatC gene encoding Asp-tRNA(Asn)/Glu-tRNA(Gln) amidotransferase subunit GatC, producing the protein MIDAAEMAHLTKLARLQLTEDETARMQGDLNKILGYFEKLQELDTEGVQEMQRPVALENIMREDEPEGPERSEMFSQAQALELAVEQQEGFFKVPRTVEQ; encoded by the coding sequence ATGATCGACGCGGCGGAAATGGCTCACCTGACCAAGCTCGCCCGGCTGCAGCTGACCGAAGACGAAACAGCGCGCATGCAGGGCGACCTCAACAAGATCCTCGGGTACTTCGAAAAGCTTCAGGAACTCGACACCGAAGGCGTTCAAGAAATGCAGCGTCCTGTAGCGCTGGAAAACATCATGCGTGAGGACGAACCCGAAGGGCCCGAGCGCAGTGAGATGTTCTCGCAGGCACAAGCCCTCGAACTCGCCGTCGAGCAGCAGGAAGGCTTTTTCAAGGTGCCTCGCACGGTGGAACAGTGA
- a CDS encoding leucyl aminopeptidase family protein, with the protein MQLQSDVVGTADLQLVFVQAGAPMGAPDFGADFAALLARVAREVQDDQLSPIRWTEGDLTLASMPEDAQSARRLGVLLARAARELGARSVRVNELPADLAYELALGVQLGAYRFTRFKSDEKPQLEQLSVGGLRHEDVQRVDAVAQGVTLARDLVNLPFSALDARGLARVAAQLSEAHALELEVWDRAECEVRGLGLFLAVAQGTSHEPQFIQLRHRPEKATRVIALVGKGVMFDTGGYSLKTSQGMVTMKCDMGGAAAVLGAMKTVALLAPQVEVRAYVAATDNAVSDHAMRPGDIFRGASGKTVEVTNTDAEGRLTLADALAVADDDAPDAIIDLATLTGAKVTALGEDIAALFANDDALARELLSAAGRAGEPLWQLPLHAPYLKGYQKGPADLKNSDLKPAGGSIKAALFMQEFVTRPWAHLDIAGNALSESENDFGPAGGTGYGVMTLVELIAPRA; encoded by the coding sequence ATGCAACTTCAAAGCGATGTCGTGGGAACAGCAGACCTTCAGCTCGTGTTCGTTCAGGCAGGCGCCCCCATGGGGGCGCCTGATTTCGGTGCCGATTTCGCCGCGCTGCTCGCTCGTGTCGCTCGCGAAGTGCAGGACGATCAGCTCAGCCCGATTCGCTGGACCGAGGGTGACCTGACCCTGGCCAGCATGCCCGAGGACGCGCAGTCTGCCCGCCGGCTGGGTGTGCTGCTGGCCCGGGCGGCCCGCGAGTTGGGTGCCCGGAGCGTGCGCGTGAACGAGCTGCCTGCCGACCTCGCCTACGAACTGGCGTTGGGCGTGCAGTTGGGTGCGTACCGCTTCACGCGTTTCAAGAGTGACGAGAAACCGCAGCTCGAGCAACTCTCGGTGGGTGGCCTGCGCCATGAGGATGTGCAGCGGGTGGACGCGGTCGCGCAGGGCGTCACGCTTGCCCGTGACCTCGTCAACCTGCCCTTCAGCGCCCTCGACGCGAGGGGGCTGGCGCGCGTCGCCGCTCAGCTTTCGGAGGCGCACGCGCTGGAACTGGAAGTCTGGGACCGCGCCGAATGCGAAGTGCGCGGTCTGGGTTTGTTCCTGGCAGTGGCTCAGGGCACGTCGCACGAACCGCAGTTCATTCAGCTGCGTCACCGGCCCGAGAAGGCGACGCGGGTCATCGCCCTGGTGGGCAAGGGTGTGATGTTCGACACGGGCGGGTACAGCCTCAAGACCTCACAGGGCATGGTCACCATGAAGTGCGACATGGGTGGCGCTGCCGCCGTACTCGGCGCCATGAAGACTGTGGCGCTGCTGGCCCCGCAGGTCGAGGTGCGCGCTTACGTGGCCGCCACGGACAACGCCGTTTCAGATCACGCCATGCGCCCGGGTGACATCTTCCGGGGCGCGAGCGGCAAGACCGTGGAAGTCACCAACACCGACGCGGAAGGGCGCCTGACCCTCGCCGACGCCCTCGCGGTGGCCGATGACGACGCGCCCGACGCCATCATCGACCTCGCTACCCTGACGGGCGCCAAGGTGACCGCGCTCGGAGAGGACATCGCCGCGCTGTTTGCCAACGATGACGCGCTGGCACGCGAACTCCTGAGCGCCGCAGGACGCGCCGGAGAGCCTCTGTGGCAGCTTCCCCTGCACGCGCCGTACCTCAAGGGATACCAGAAAGGACCCGCCGACCTGAAAAACAGCGACCTCAAGCCCGCCGGGGGCAGCATCAAGGCGGCACTGTTCATGCAGGAATTCGTGACGCGGCCCTGGGCGCACCTTGATATCGCCGGCAACGCCCTCAGTGAAAGCGAGAACGACTTCGGCCCGGCAGGTGGGACAGGGTACGGGGTGATGACCCTCGTCGAACTGATCGCTCCCCGCGCATAA